One window of the Deinococcota bacterium genome contains the following:
- a CDS encoding hemolysin III family protein has product MAAKDLPPIRPWYIREPISGFSHLAGVLLSIIGLVVLLVLSAGEPWRTTSFAVYGVTLILLYTASTLYHSLHVRERWVAWLKAFDHSAIYALIAGTYTPITLVTLQSQSPAWGWTLFGLAWGCALLGIIVKLVWLGAPRWLSTGLYLVMGWMSLIAIVPIIQTLAGGGLFWMLAGGFFYTAGAVIYGLKRPNLVPGVFGYHELWHFFVLAGSISHFFMMLFYILPA; this is encoded by the coding sequence ATGGCCGCTAAAGACCTGCCGCCCATCCGCCCCTGGTACATCCGCGAGCCCATCAGCGGCTTTTCGCACCTGGCCGGCGTGCTCTTAAGCATCATCGGCCTGGTCGTCTTGCTGGTCTTGTCGGCGGGTGAGCCCTGGCGCACCACGAGCTTCGCCGTCTACGGCGTCACCCTGATCCTGCTCTACACCGCCAGCACCCTCTACCACAGCCTGCACGTGAGAGAGCGCTGGGTGGCCTGGCTCAAGGCCTTCGACCACTCGGCCATCTACGCGCTCATCGCCGGCACCTACACGCCCATCACCCTGGTGACCCTGCAGAGCCAGAGCCCGGCCTGGGGCTGGACGCTCTTCGGCCTGGCCTGGGGCTGCGCCCTCCTGGGCATCATCGTCAAGCTGGTGTGGCTGGGGGCGCCGCGCTGGCTCTCCACCGGGCTCTACCTGGTGATGGGCTGGATGTCACTGATCGCCATCGTGCCGATCATTCAGACGCTTGCCGGCGGTGGGCTCTTCTGGATGCTGGCCGGGGGCTTTTTCTACACCGCGGGCGCGGTCATCTACGGGCTCAAGCGCCCCAACCTGGTGCCGGGCGTCTTCGGCTACCACGAGCTCTGGCACTTTTTCGTCCTGGCCGGCAGCATCAGCCACTTTTTCATGATGCTCTTTTACATCCTGCCCGCGTAG
- a CDS encoding 2-dehydropantoate 2-reductase: MDIAVMGTGGVGAYFGGRLAQAGERVHFIARGAHLAAIRERGLRVESRLGDFVIERPSVTGDPASIGGVDVVLFTVKAQDTRAAAASIRPLLREDTAVISLQNGVDNEDVLVGVLGERQVMGGVAYIEATIAEPGLVVHNSPFARLAFGELDGAASRRAQAFLASCEKAGLEASLSDDIRGVIWTKWLFICAFSGLTALTRAPIGRVMADADTRELYRRCLAEIAELARAKGIALPEDIVEDRLEFSRKLHPEMRSSLQQDLAKGRPLELDALSGYAGRLGKELGVATPVNDVIYAALKLHRDGA; this comes from the coding sequence ATGGACATTGCCGTGATGGGAACGGGGGGCGTGGGCGCCTACTTCGGTGGACGGCTGGCGCAGGCCGGCGAGCGGGTTCACTTTATCGCCAGGGGCGCGCATCTGGCGGCGATTCGAGAGCGCGGCCTCCGGGTCGAGAGCCGCCTGGGAGACTTTGTCATCGAGCGCCCCAGCGTCACGGGCGACCCCGCGAGCATCGGAGGAGTGGACGTGGTGCTCTTCACCGTCAAGGCGCAGGACACGCGCGCGGCCGCCGCGAGCATCAGGCCTCTGCTGAGGGAGGACACGGCGGTCATCAGCCTGCAAAACGGCGTGGACAACGAGGACGTGCTGGTCGGGGTCCTGGGCGAGAGGCAGGTGATGGGCGGGGTGGCCTATATCGAGGCGACGATTGCCGAGCCGGGCCTCGTCGTCCACAACAGCCCTTTCGCCCGCCTCGCCTTTGGCGAGCTGGACGGGGCGGCGTCGCGGAGGGCGCAAGCCTTTTTGGCGTCGTGTGAAAAGGCGGGCCTCGAGGCGAGCCTTAGCGACGACATCCGCGGCGTCATCTGGACGAAGTGGCTCTTCATCTGCGCCTTCAGCGGTCTGACCGCGCTCACCAGGGCGCCCATCGGCCGGGTGATGGCGGATGCGGACACGCGCGAACTCTACCGGCGCTGTCTGGCCGAGATCGCCGAACTCGCCCGCGCCAAAGGTATCGCGCTGCCCGAGGACATCGTCGAGGACAGGCTCGAGTTCTCCCGGAAGCTCCACCCCGAGATGCGCTCGTCCCTGCAGCAGGACTTGGCCAAGGGCAGGCCGCTCGAGCTGGACGCGCTGAGCGGCTACGCCGGCCGCCTGGGCAAAGAGCTCGGCGTGGCGACGCCCGTCAACGACGTCATCTACGCCGCGCTCAAGCTTCACAGAGACGGCGCCTAG
- a CDS encoding helix-turn-helix domain-containing protein gives MNIRPIKPDADHEAALADIETLLDAEPNTPAGDRLLVLTALAQAYEEEHYAIPAPDPVAAVMYYLESRGLSQEDLAPYLGSPSQVSAVLERRQPLTLEMIRQLHAGLGISAEVLIQTYDIAGNAA, from the coding sequence ATGAACATTCGGCCCATCAAACCTGACGCAGATCATGAAGCGGCGCTTGCAGACATTGAAACTCTTTTGGATGCGGAGCCGAATACACCAGCAGGAGACCGTCTTCTGGTGCTGACGGCGCTCGCCCAAGCTTACGAGGAAGAGCATTACGCCATTCCTGCTCCCGACCCGGTTGCCGCTGTTATGTACTACTTAGAGAGCCGTGGCTTGTCACAAGAAGACCTCGCTCCCTACCTTGGTAGCCCCTCCCAGGTATCCGCTGTTCTCGAACGTAGGCAGCCTCTAACGCTCGAGATGATTCGTCAACTGCATGCTGGCTTGGGCATCTCTGCCGAAGTTCTTATCCAAACCTACGACATAGCGGGCAATGCCGCCTAA